A window of the Gorilla gorilla gorilla isolate KB3781 chromosome 8, NHGRI_mGorGor1-v2.1_pri, whole genome shotgun sequence genome harbors these coding sequences:
- the LOC101129219 gene encoding zinc finger protein 33A isoform X7 has protein sequence MLTKEQGDVIGIPFNVDVSSFPSRKMFCQCDSCGVSFNTVSELVISKINYLGKKSDEFNACGKLLLNIKHDETHTQEKNEVLKNRNTLSHHEETLQHEKIQTLEHNFEYSICQETLLEKAVFNTQKRENAEENNCDYNEFGRTLCDSSSLLFHQIPPSKDNHYEFSDCEKFLCVKSTLSKHHEVSMKHYDCGESGNNFRRKLCLSHLQKGDKGEKHFECNEYGKAFWEKSHLTRHQRVHTGEKPFQCNECEKAFWDKSNLTKHQRSHTGEKPFECNECGKAFSHKSALTLHQRTHTGEKPYQCNACGKTFCQKSDLTKHQRTHTGLKPYECYECGKSFRVTSHLKVHQRTHTGEKPFECLECGKSFSEKSNLTQHQRIHIGDKSYECNACGKTFYHKSLLTRHQIIHTGWKPYECYECGKTFCLKSDLTVHQRTHTGEKPFACPECGKFFSHKSTLSQHYRTHTGEKPYECHECGKIFYNKSYLTKHNRTHTGEKPYECNECGKTFYQKSQLTQHQRIHIGEKPYKCNECGKAFCHKSALIVHQRTHTQEKPYKCNECGKSFCVKSGLIFHERKHTGEKPYECNECGKFFRHKSSLTVHHRAHTGEKSCQCNECGKIFYRKSELAQHQRSHTGEKPYECNTCRKTFSQKSNLIVHQRRHIGENLMNEMDIRNFQPQVSLHNASEYSHCGESPDDILNVQ, from the coding sequence ATGCTGACTAAGGAACAAGGTGATGTAATAGGAATACCATTTAATGTGGACGTAAGCTCTTTTCCTTCCAGAAAAATGTTCTGTCAGTGTGATTCATGTGGAGTGAGTTTCAACACTGTTTCAGAATTGGTTATCAGTAAGATAAACTATTTAGGAAAAAAGTCTGATGAATTTAATGCCTGTGGGAAATTGTTACTCAATATTAAGCATGATGAAACTCATactcaagagaaaaatgaagttttGAAAAATAGGAACACACTGAGTCATCATGAGGAGACTTTGCAGCATGAGAAGATTCAAACTTTAGAGCACAATTTTGAATACAGTATATGTCAGGAAACCCTCCTTGAAAAGGCAGTATTCAATACCCAGAAGAGAGAGAATGCAGAAGAGAATAACTGTGATTATAATGAATTTGGGAGAACTTTGTGTGATAGTTCATCCCTCTTGTTCCATCAGATACCTCCGTCAAAGGACAATCACTATGAATTTAGTGATTGTGAGAAGTTCTTATGTGTGAAGTCCACCCTTTCTAAACATCATGAGGTATCTATGAAACACTATGATTGTGGTGAAAGTGGGAATAATTTCAGGAGGAAATTGTGTCTGTCACACCTTCAGAAAGGTGATAAAGGAGAGAAACACTTTGAATGTAATGAATATGGGAAAGCTTTCTGGGAGAAGTCACATCTCACTCGACATCAGAGGGTgcacacaggagagaaacccttTCAATGTAATGAATGTGAAAAAGCTTTCTGGGATAAGTCAAACCTCACTAAACATCAAAGATCACACACAGGGGAGAAACCTTTTGAATgcaatgaatgtgggaaagcctttagccATAAGTCAGCCCTCACATTACACCAGAGAACACATACAGGGGAGAAACCCTATCAATGTAATGCGTGTGGGAAAACTTTTTGCCAGAAATCTGACCTCACTAAACATCAGAGAACACACACAGGGCTGAAACCCTATGAATGTTATGAATGTGGAAAATCCTTCCGTGTGACTTCGCACCTTAAAGTACACCAGAGAACTCACACAGGTGAGAAACCTTTTGAATGTCTTGAGTGTGGGAAATCCTTTAGTGAAAAGTCAAATCTTACACAGCATCAGAGAATTCACATAGGAGATAAATCTTATGAATGTAATGCATGTGGGAAAACTTTCTACCACAAGTCATTACTCACCAGGCATCAGATAATTCATACAGGGTGGAAACCTTATGAATGTTATGAATGTGGGAAAACCTTCTGCTTGAAGTCAGACCTCACAGTACATCAGAGAACACACACAGGGGAGAAACCCTTTGCATGTCCCGAATGTGGGAAATTCTTTAGCCATAAGTCAACCCTCTCTCAACATTATAGAACACACACaggggagaaaccctatgaatgtcaTGAATGTGGAAAAATCTTTTACAATAAATCGTACCTAACTAAACATAATAGAACACATACaggggagaaaccctatgaatgtaatgaatgtggaaaaaCCTTCTACCAGAAGTCACAACTCACTCAGCATCAGAGAATTCACATAGGggagaaaccctataaatgtaatGAGTGTGGAAAGGCTTTCTGCCATAAGTCAGCTCTAATTGTACATCAGAGAACCCATACACAAGAAAAGCCCtataaatgtaatgaatgtggaaaaTCTTTCTGTGTAAAGTCAGGACTTATTTTCCACGAGAGAAAGCACACGggggagaaaccctatgaatgcaaTGAATGTGGGAAGTTCTTCAGGCACAAATCATCACTCACAGTACATCACAGGGCTCACACAGGAGAGAAATCTTGtcaatgtaatgaatgtggaaaaaTCTTTTACCGTAAATCAGAACTTGCTCAACATCAGAGATCACATACAGGGGAAAAGCCCTATGAATGTAACACATGCAGGAAAACTTTCTCTCAAAAGTCAAATCTCATTGTACATCAGAGAAGACATATAGGAGAAAACCTTATGAATGAAATGGATATTAGAAATTTCCAGCCACAAGTCAGCCTCCATAATGCCTCAGAGTATTCACACTGTGGAGAAAGCCCTGATGACATCCTGAATGTTCAATAA
- the LOC101129219 gene encoding zinc finger protein 33A isoform X6, with translation MLENYSNLVSVGYCVHKPEVIFRLQQGEEPWKLEEEFPSQSFPEVWTADHLKERSQENQSKHLWEVVFINNEMLTKEQGDVIGIPFNVDVSSFPSRKMFCQCDSCGVSFNTVSELVISKINYLGKKSDEFNACGKLLLNIKHDETHTQEKNEVLKNRNTLSHHEETLQHEKIQTLEHNFEYSICQETLLEKAVFNTQKRENAEENNCDYNEFGRTLCDSSSLLFHQIPPSKDNHYEFSDCEKFLCVKSTLSKHHEVSMKHYDCGESGNNFRRKLCLSHLQKGDKGEKHFECNEYGKAFWEKSHLTRHQRVHTGEKPFQCNECEKAFWDKSNLTKHQRSHTGEKPFECNECGKAFSHKSALTLHQRTHTGEKPYQCNACGKTFCQKSDLTKHQRTHTGLKPYECYECGKSFRVTSHLKVHQRTHTGEKPFECLECGKSFSEKSNLTQHQRIHIGDKSYECNACGKTFYHKSLLTRHQIIHTGWKPYECYECGKTFCLKSDLTVHQRTHTGEKPFACPECGKFFSHKSTLSQHYRTHTGEKPYECHECGKIFYNKSYLTKHNRTHTGEKPYECNECGKTFYQKSQLTQHQRIHIGEKPYKCNECGKAFCHKSALIVHQRTHTQEKPYKCNECGKSFCVKSGLIFHERKHTGEKPYECNECGKFFRHKSSLTVHHRAHTGEKSCQCNECGKIFYRKSELAQHQRSHTGEKPYECNTCRKTFSQKSNLIVHQRRHIGENLMNEMDIRNFQPQVSLHNASEYSHCGESPDDILNVQ, from the coding sequence aaGTCTGGACAGCTGATCACCTGAAAGAGAGGAGCCAAGAAAACCAATCTAAACATTTGTGGGAAGTTGTATTCATCAATAATGAAATGCTGACTAAGGAACAAGGTGATGTAATAGGAATACCATTTAATGTGGACGTAAGCTCTTTTCCTTCCAGAAAAATGTTCTGTCAGTGTGATTCATGTGGAGTGAGTTTCAACACTGTTTCAGAATTGGTTATCAGTAAGATAAACTATTTAGGAAAAAAGTCTGATGAATTTAATGCCTGTGGGAAATTGTTACTCAATATTAAGCATGATGAAACTCATactcaagagaaaaatgaagttttGAAAAATAGGAACACACTGAGTCATCATGAGGAGACTTTGCAGCATGAGAAGATTCAAACTTTAGAGCACAATTTTGAATACAGTATATGTCAGGAAACCCTCCTTGAAAAGGCAGTATTCAATACCCAGAAGAGAGAGAATGCAGAAGAGAATAACTGTGATTATAATGAATTTGGGAGAACTTTGTGTGATAGTTCATCCCTCTTGTTCCATCAGATACCTCCGTCAAAGGACAATCACTATGAATTTAGTGATTGTGAGAAGTTCTTATGTGTGAAGTCCACCCTTTCTAAACATCATGAGGTATCTATGAAACACTATGATTGTGGTGAAAGTGGGAATAATTTCAGGAGGAAATTGTGTCTGTCACACCTTCAGAAAGGTGATAAAGGAGAGAAACACTTTGAATGTAATGAATATGGGAAAGCTTTCTGGGAGAAGTCACATCTCACTCGACATCAGAGGGTgcacacaggagagaaacccttTCAATGTAATGAATGTGAAAAAGCTTTCTGGGATAAGTCAAACCTCACTAAACATCAAAGATCACACACAGGGGAGAAACCTTTTGAATgcaatgaatgtgggaaagcctttagccATAAGTCAGCCCTCACATTACACCAGAGAACACATACAGGGGAGAAACCCTATCAATGTAATGCGTGTGGGAAAACTTTTTGCCAGAAATCTGACCTCACTAAACATCAGAGAACACACACAGGGCTGAAACCCTATGAATGTTATGAATGTGGAAAATCCTTCCGTGTGACTTCGCACCTTAAAGTACACCAGAGAACTCACACAGGTGAGAAACCTTTTGAATGTCTTGAGTGTGGGAAATCCTTTAGTGAAAAGTCAAATCTTACACAGCATCAGAGAATTCACATAGGAGATAAATCTTATGAATGTAATGCATGTGGGAAAACTTTCTACCACAAGTCATTACTCACCAGGCATCAGATAATTCATACAGGGTGGAAACCTTATGAATGTTATGAATGTGGGAAAACCTTCTGCTTGAAGTCAGACCTCACAGTACATCAGAGAACACACACAGGGGAGAAACCCTTTGCATGTCCCGAATGTGGGAAATTCTTTAGCCATAAGTCAACCCTCTCTCAACATTATAGAACACACACaggggagaaaccctatgaatgtcaTGAATGTGGAAAAATCTTTTACAATAAATCGTACCTAACTAAACATAATAGAACACATACaggggagaaaccctatgaatgtaatgaatgtggaaaaaCCTTCTACCAGAAGTCACAACTCACTCAGCATCAGAGAATTCACATAGGggagaaaccctataaatgtaatGAGTGTGGAAAGGCTTTCTGCCATAAGTCAGCTCTAATTGTACATCAGAGAACCCATACACAAGAAAAGCCCtataaatgtaatgaatgtggaaaaTCTTTCTGTGTAAAGTCAGGACTTATTTTCCACGAGAGAAAGCACACGggggagaaaccctatgaatgcaaTGAATGTGGGAAGTTCTTCAGGCACAAATCATCACTCACAGTACATCACAGGGCTCACACAGGAGAGAAATCTTGtcaatgtaatgaatgtggaaaaaTCTTTTACCGTAAATCAGAACTTGCTCAACATCAGAGATCACATACAGGGGAAAAGCCCTATGAATGTAACACATGCAGGAAAACTTTCTCTCAAAAGTCAAATCTCATTGTACATCAGAGAAGACATATAGGAGAAAACCTTATGAATGAAATGGATATTAGAAATTTCCAGCCACAAGTCAGCCTCCATAATGCCTCAGAGTATTCACACTGTGGAGAAAGCCCTGATGACATCCTGAATGTTCAATAA